The Arachis ipaensis cultivar K30076 chromosome B05, Araip1.1, whole genome shotgun sequence nucleotide sequence attaatcctaatccataagtcctaaccaacttactaattgaattagtaaaaagattagcatcaatagaaacaagattaattaaaatctctaaattatcaaacaacttggacattagtaacttaaGTTCACCCAAGTTCTCAACCCAAGCCAAGagtgcaaaaatctactctatGACTAGGTGAGGCATTTCATCAAATAGTTCGAAAGCATAAGCATAAATTATTATAAGTTGCAAGAATTACTAAAATCTATAGCTACCCaatacaagaaagcaataataacaactcaattaagcaaaaatcaagcatacaacatcaaattgcattaataaaaagtGAGAATTTAACAAgtgtttataaaataaaatagcaaAAATAGAGAAACTAGCAAGAAAATTCTAGTAAACTAAGATAGTAGAATAAGAAATTATAAACTAAAAACTACAATTAACAAAACTAAAACCTAGAACTAGaaagaaaattcaagaaaatcCTTGAATTTTAGAGAGAAATTGGAGTCATGTGCCATTTTAAGTGAGTCACGCGCTGCGAATGATGCGTACGCAGGACCCATGATATTCAGGATTGGAAGATTTTCACaacttcattttttttatgaattctctccttttgtatgcttttcttctATCATTTCAAGTCATTCTTGCCTCTTAAACTTTAAATCggtcaaacaaacatatcaaggcattgaatggaataaaactgaattaaatttaaaaatttaaagcaTAAAAAGCATATTTCTAACAATTAAGCATAATTAGGAAAAATTCACAAAAGTATACATTTTCCATAAATAAATACATGATAAGTTGATAAATTCCATCCTTTTGAACCCAAAAATGATCGTAAAATATAGATTTGTTATTGGTGTTGGATTCTACTTTGCTTTTCTTCTTGCTGAGAAGGTAGTGTGTGCGACTTCTTAATTGCATGCTCTTGATTCGTTGTTTTTCTGATTTTTAACCACTGGGTTTCATATGGATGTGAATGACAATTAGATTGTTGTTTTGTTGAGCTTGCTTAATTATGTTATCATAATCCAATAAATGTGCCAGTGACCCTTAAATATTTATCAGCCATAAACTTATGCGTCTATCTAGTTATATATTCACTACATACATGTCCCAGTATTCATGttgattcactacaagaaaaaaggtctGTCGACacacttttttttgccacgcttttaaagcgtgcccaaaagTGGTCTATGGGTACGCTTTTGCGAAGGTGGCCACTTATTTGTGATTTGGCCacacttttttttgccacgcttaaaaagcgtggccatagagagaaattggcacgcttttacgagggtggcCACTTATTTAAAATTTGGCTACGCTTTCTTATTGCCACGCTTGTAAAGCGTACCTATAGAGAGAAAtcggcacgctttaaaaacgtgACTAATTTTTTTCTAACAGTCACATTTTTTAAGCGTGCCCATATACTGTGTTTATATAGGCACCCTACAAAAACGTACCGATAGAGTGCCACCCTATTTTTTACACACTTCACTTTTTTCTAAGTTAACTTTTAACCTATAGAAGTTGTAACTGCTCATACACTTCACttttatttccaaattcattttTAACCTAGAAGATAACCTAAAAGCAAGCCGTCGCACCCAGCAAGCCATCGCACTAAGTTCATCACTGCCTATCGCCAAGACCGTCGCACCACACAGCTCGCCGTCATGTTCATCTAACCCTCACACCCAGCCCTCTCTCTGTCGCACCCAACCCCGCACCATCAACGATCTCTCGCGCCCAGCTGTTTCTCGACGGTCTCTCGCACCCAACCCTCACACCATCGATGCAACCCTCGTTAGATTTGGAACCCTCCATCGGCGCTGCTCCGTCCACGCACCATCAGTGGTCTCTGTCTCGGCGTGCCCTCCTACTCTCTCAGTGGTCTCTGTCTCGCAAACCCTTGTTGGATTCGGAACCTCAATCATTGCTCACTCTATTTCGCAAACCCTCAATTGCCGCTCCTCCCTCCGTGGTTCAGCACCCGTCGCATTGCTGTCTCCTTCTCTGAAGTCGTCGCGCCGCCGTCTCCCTCTCCCTCACTTGTCGCACCTCCGTCAGCCATGTTCAACGTTCACAATGCCATGGTAAATTATTTGGTCAATTTTTTCCTTGAtctgattatttgatttttgaatttgattttcttggttcttcatttttttatttttctaaatttctattttttgttcTAATATGATccatggtttagggtttttttttctcTAAACTTCTTGACATTTGGATCTGTTCTGCTGTAGCTGTGGTAGTGCTCAGCTACTGATATGTGGTGCTCATTCTTTGAGTTCATTCTTTGTTGAATCTCGTTTGGCAGAGAATACCTCTAGATTTTTTGCAAGGTGGCAAATTTAGAGCAGCAGCAGATAATTACATTAGGCCTCCCTTAACTAAGGTATTCAAGTTTCTTTTTAGCTTCAAATTATGCCTCGCTCAGGTTTTTCGAAGTTGATTGTGATTTCTTTCTTTTGTATTCTCTCCAGGGAGTTCCatctcttttctctgatctttCGTCTTTGTATAATCACCCTGGGAAGGTCAGCTTTATCCCTTACATTTCTATAACTGAAAAACTATGAGATATTTGATTGTATTTTTTCTTCCATCATGTTATCTAATGGAAGAAGATAAGCTTCCTATGGGTTCTGattgttctttttattcttttgaaCTTTGTTCAGGCAGACATTTTGGAATAACTTATTCTTGTATTTTTTCACAGCGCTCTTCAAGCTAAGGTATATTAAAGATCAGATAGCGAAGTAGGCAGCTTAATTGCTTCAGTGAATATAGGTTTTAAAGGCTAGCTAGTAATTAATTACTACTGTATATATAGATAGAGAGTGGTCACTACTACAGCCTGTATGTTCTtgtttaattatttgtttttagTTGTGTGTATATTTAAATGTTTGCATCCTTGTTTTGGTTTTCAGAGGTAATTTAGTAAAGGAGGAATTCAAAAAATTATTGTAGCATTTATACTGAGCATCACATctgctaaaataaataaatatgtcaAAGAGATTTAAGATTCATCAAGAGAATAATGAAGGAAGTGGCGGCAAGAGTAGTAATGATAATGAGGGTGAGGAAAATTCATTTGACATGAATGAAGGAGCGGCTATGAGTGATGATGAGGAATTGGAAGAAGAGAATAATAATGAagcaaaggaggaggaggaggataacAATGAAGAAGGGAATTCAGCAAACCCATGTAGCAGCAGCACAGCATCAAgagaagggaagagagggagtggtGTGAGACAATATGTGAGATCAAAGATGCTAAGGCTTCGTTGGACTCCTAATCTTCATCTCTCCTTTGTCCATGCTGTTCAGAGGCTTGGAGGTCAAGAAAGTAAGTCAAGAAAGTAATTCCACTCTCAAACAGTTGTAAGACTACACTTCAATTTGACTTGGGAGGAGTTCAATTTGATAAAATGGTCTGTTTCAATCTTTTTTTAAGTGATTCTTCTGTCTTGGGTCTATTCTCTAAGTATGCCACTATTGTAGGTTCCTTATATTACAATTGCTTTGACGGATTCTAAACTTGGTGCGGAAGGGGCGTAAAGAACTTTTTGATTGGCTATCTAGGCAACTTTCTGTGCAAAGCAGTTTTGCTGAAGCTGCACAACTTCTGAAGCCAGCCTCTGCTGCAATGACAGTAAGTTTTGGACATTCATGGACCAATTCTAGCTTTAGTTCTTGAGAAGTTGAAACCATATGGAGGCCTTCAAGGTAGGGTTTTGTATCATAGCTCATTCTTAATCCACTTTGTTGCTCAGGGTTAATGATTAACATGAGTATTcttatgtttattttctttcccatGTAATATTTGTGCTTAGAATCATTTGAGTCTGCTAAGGCAGTTTCAGTGGGCGCATCAAAAGGTGTTCAAAGGCTGGGAAATTAACAAGTTTTGAATTTGGATTAGTTCTGCAAACACTACTGCCAATGCTTTAAACTCTGCTTTAGTGGAACTACGACTGACAGTGGTTTGTTTTCTACATTCCAGAAAACCATATTCGATCCATAGTAAACACAATATCCAGTAGTTGAAAAGAAATTTAGATCATTTAGATCTCCAAGTTCTTTTAATAGAAAAGTTGAATGTAATTTGTTTAAAATAGTTTGTATCGTAGTAGAATTACTTTCACTGACAAGCATATCAACAGCATAAATTAATGTATAAATAATTGAAGTAGTTGTAAAATGTGTGAAgaggaaaggatttgattttgtgCTCATAAATCCAAAAGATTGTAAGGTGGCAGTAATGGTTAGATACCAAGCTCTAAGAGCTTATTTCAAACCATATATTGCCTTGTTTAGTTTGCAAacaaggtttgaatttgagtaAACAAAACTAGGGAGTTGAGACATGTAAATAGTCTCGGTTAGATTTCCATTTAGAAAAGCATCATGAAAATTATACTGCTTCACTGCCCAACCTTTTGATAAAGCTATGATTAAGATTATTCTAATAGTTACAGGTTTGATAATAGGTGAGAAAACCTTATCAAAATCCACACCTGCTGTTTGTGTATATCTACAAGCAACTAACCTTGCTTTATGCCTAAGAATGTTTGAGTTTGTGTTGGTTGATTGCTTTTAAGATTTGTTTGACTTCCTAACTACTTGATTTATCATCTTGATAGCGGGCTGTTTCAACAAAGAGTGCTAGGTCTGAGCCTATCTCTGTCCAAGATATAGCGCTTCAGTCTCAAGCTTTATTAAATGTTAAGGATTCAAACAAGGAACTGCTAAGCTCTGTATACCATAATCTACATTAAATCTTCAAAAAGAGTTTATGGATGAACTGTCAACTGTGTTGCCTTACATGCAGGAAGATAGAGAAAGAATGGTGATTCGAAAGTTTAAGTTTGAGGACCCACGCATTGAGCTGATTCAAGATCTAGAGGTGAGTCCATTTTTAACCAATGACCATGTGTATATTTTCTGTGATTTTTGAATTGTAATAAACTACTCTGCAACATGCTTGTGATGCAGAGTGATATGATTAGGTACTTCAGAGAGTATTTATATATGAGACTCTTAATTGATAACTTcttgagaaataaagaaatatGATTTTAATGAGATTATTACAATTTGTGCTCTTGGAGTAGCTGCCCGCTGGTAGTTCTGCCCCCTCCACAGCTTCCACGGTTTTGGAGATTTAAGCGAGACTATCAAGGTATCATAACTTTTTTCTAGGATTCATTTGTATGTTAACTCAGTGCTGTGAATGTTGATGAACTTTCAGATAACAGATGATGCATTAACGTATAGTGGTATTGGCTGTAATTGGACACTACCACCATATGGTTTGCCACTATTCTTCTCATATAAATCAATGGAAGATTAATTTTTtagtattatattttatttgaaagatTAACTTAttagtatttctatttttattatttttctttttttttatttgaaaaaggattaggccacgcttttgaagtgtaaggacaagtttttaatttttggcacactttaaaagcgtggctgtatatcCATCTTTCggcacgttttaaaagcgtggctgtatattCATCtttcggcacgctttaaaaacgtggcTATAGGGTTATATATACAGTCACGCTTTTAAGCGTACCAATagataaaagcgtggcaaaaagtaaAGCGTACCAATAGATAAagaaaagcgtgccgatagatcaACCGACACGCtggcagatgtgaccctttcaaaagcgtgccgatagctcaaaaagcgtggcgaaagacTATCGATACGCTTTTTTGCACCTTTcggtacgctttaaaagcgtggcaaaaagcttattttcttgtagtgattataTTATTGTTGAGCCCGATCCTGTACTACGTGATTGAATTTTTTACTTTGCATTGCAGATCTATTTTCAGAAGAATTATAAAAAATTGGTTAACAAAAATGTTTCTTTGATTGAACTACTTTATTTGCTTGTGGAGTAGCACACTTTTGATATCATCACTTCCTCTTAATTGAGTTCTAGCTGCTATCTAGCCTGCGCAATATctgtagagaaaaaaaaaataaaaaagtaacttTCTGTTGCTATTAGAAACTTATCAACTTTCATATTTAAAATTATGATTCATAGTTGAGAATGTTTGGATTATTGCTTCCTCATTTTCCTTGTTTATAATTGTAAGTCTGTATGTTCTTTTTTAGTCTGTGGTTTATGTTTAACATTTAGATAGATATGTCAATGTGGTGTCATTTACATTATCTTATATTTTTCTCAGAATTTTTCCATTAAAGCAAGCAAAATGGAATGTGTTTTATGGTTCTAGTAACTTTCTATTTTTGATGTAGTGATTTTTGACTAATAATGTTTTTCTTTGTTTGCTTGTGAAAAATGAACCTTTACCCTTTGGTTGATGGATAGGGTTGGTCAAAGAAGAAAGCTTGGCAAAATCGGTTTTCTCTATAAGCATCTTGTCTGGTTTgccattcttcttcctctttttatttttatttttatcgtaTTAAGGAATATTTCATTTTCAATGATATCACTTTGTCTTCGTCCATCATTCCCTTTTTCGTTCTAAATTTGACTTGGTTTAAGACAAAATTTTTATGCTCCTTTTATTTGTTTAATCTCCCTTAATAAAATATTGGAACATTTTATGATGTGTTATTACTATTTAGGAATTTACTAAGCTTaaatagaattgagcaattgacaAGATCACATTTAAAAATGGTTTATAAATTTTGATTCGGTTACATTAATTGGAGTAACTAGTGTATTTCGTCCTTCTTCACTATCATCATCgatcatcatcatcaattattTCAATTTCTCAATGCTTCTCTTGCAATGAATTCAAAGGTTTGAGAAAGAGTATGAGTTATTTTTGACCTTACAACCCCTGTTTCTAATTTTAACTTCATGTGATTCTTCAAACAGGTGAAATTCCTTTGcttgaagaagataaagaagggCGATGAAGGGAATCATCATCATGCTAATCAATAATAATCATATTGGCACTAACTCAAGTTTAGCAAAGTTCGAGACCAACTCTAAAGAGTCACTTTCatgtcaattttaaaaaaaaaaaaagataaaaatcttAAATAACTCCTAACAATTATTTCGAAAGATAACAAagtttttaatacaaaaaaatttttttttttctggctCTGACTTACTTCTATGAGACTGATTAGCTTCTctgtcatttttttttttgtattaatggAATAAGCCTACATGACATGTTAAACTGTTGGTTTATCCATTAAAAACCAACTAGAATTGACAAATTTTTTTGTTGAGACTCATTATCTTTTAAGGATAATTGTCaaaactatttatttatttttattttttattacctttttctaataaattagttaaatttaCGGTGTAAAACTAAGAAATATtagtgatttttaaattatttttacttataaaaattaaatggaGGATATATTAGTAATTAACATGTCACATAAATATGTTTTGAAAAGGAATCATTGACAAAAAGGTTAACAAGTCTCACGAAATTAAATATCAAGGGCCgaaaaagattttgtttttatcGGAGACCTAGTAGTCgttcaaaaaaattattaggAGTCGGGATGGATATTCACTCTTAAAAGAATTTCAATCTGTTTTCGATAATTGCATTTTCTTGTCGTAATTTTTCTTTGACAAAATTAAGAATTCAATTCACATAATTTGTCTCATCTTTTAGTTCCACTATAATTATACTATTTGACAAGAAAATATTCACAAAACTACTGCTAGTATCACAAAATTATCATTTAAAAAAGGTAATTGTAaatttcttgtattttttttggAATactatttaagtatttttttttaatttctaattttcaCATACAAAAATTATTTGTTGCCTTTATGATAtgaattttatattgaatttgtcACCAAGTaataggtatatatatatatgcaaagagTGAAGCTTGGAATATCAGCTATTAATAGGATAGTTAAAAGGATTTAACTATAATTGGGATTTAGAtgcactattttttttatttccagCTAGAAaatttttgcttttctttcactttattggaagatttatttatgttagaacaaaaattatatttttattatagagATTAGATTAAGAGAGTGAGATTCTATTATCAAAAGAGTTAGAAAGTAGATCTTTTAGAACGAACAACAAAAAAGCATAATTTTGTATGATAAAGATTTTATGTATTAAGAGTTACATgttaagatatttataattaaaaaatcatgTTACGTTTGACACTTTTTATAGgaattattatttttgatttttaatattAGAAAAGTATATATTATGTAAGGGTTATGACTTTTGATTTTCGAtactaaaaaatcatatattatgCTTAATACTTTATTTATGAGTTatgtaatattttatttatgggttataattttttgttatgGTGAAATTTTAAACAACAAATTATTTACTCGATGTGGTAAAAACGACGGCTAAAACTGTCTTTTTAAATGATTAAAAACTGTCACTTTTACCCAATAAAAACAACAGTTTGTAATTGctattttaaacaattaaaatgcCATTTTATCTCGGTAAAAATGGCTGTTTTAAACTGCCGATTTTAAACAATAAATATGCCACTCTAAATACTGCCATTTAACTAGGATAAAAACGGCGGTTCATAAATGTCCTTTAAACAACATAAAATTAAATGTCATTTTAACCATGTAAAATTGTTGTTTCAAATGTcattttaaccaacaaaaaatTGCCTTTTTATTTGGATATAACGGTTGTTTGAATTGTCGTTTTGACTCAAAAAATTGTGGCAGTTTTCTAGATACCGCTATAATAATTAGAATGGCACCCAAAATTATGTCATTTTTTAAAACTGCCATTCTTAGTGATAATGACGGTTTAAACTATCGTAAATATAAAAATTGTCATAATTACCaagttttttttgtagtgttttaAGTATTATAAGAGAATTCACTAGTAATAT carries:
- the LOC107641949 gene encoding probable transcription factor KAN4, which translates into the protein MSKRFKIHQENNEGSGGKSSNDNEGEENSFDMNEGAAMSDDEELEEENNNEAKEEEEDNNEEGNSANPCSSSTASREGKRGSGVRQYVRSKMLRLRWTPNLHLSFVHAVQRLGGQESSLSRQLSVQSSFAEAAQLLKPASAAMTVSFGHSWTNSSFSS